In Campylobacter sp. 2014D-0216, the following proteins share a genomic window:
- a CDS encoding type II secretion system protein, whose product MKKAFTVIELVFVVIILGVLAAIALPKFSTSKDEAGATQALGNLKTLISDVSTYVLKNENLSSMALMSHVNNIQNDDLSNLHNASKELDFSVGNEKQCFKVLFVDKESILLLALVSNDTQKNKAQNIAELKSQSLKDPQNESIKTQLNDALIAFSQSKITSTSKSKMCQNLLHSKAFEDLASKVYFLSD is encoded by the coding sequence ATGAAAAAGGCTTTTACTGTTATAGAACTTGTGTTTGTTGTGATCATACTAGGAGTGTTGGCTGCTATTGCGTTACCTAAGTTTAGCACGAGCAAAGATGAAGCAGGTGCTACTCAAGCCCTAGGCAACCTAAAAACTCTCATCAGTGATGTAAGCACGTATGTTTTAAAAAATGAAAATCTCTCTAGCATGGCATTAATGAGCCATGTAAATAACATTCAAAACGATGATCTATCAAACTTACACAATGCTTCTAAAGAGCTTGATTTTAGCGTGGGTAATGAAAAGCAGTGTTTTAAAGTGCTTTTTGTGGACAAAGAAAGCATTTTGCTTTTGGCTTTGGTATCTAATGATACTCAAAAAAACAAAGCACAAAACATAGCAGAGCTAAAAAGTCAGTCTTTAAAAGATCCTCAAAATGAAAGCATAAAAACCCAACTTAACGACGCTTTGATCGCATTTAGTCAAAGCAAGATCACAAGCACATCAAAGTCAAAAATGTGTCAAAATTTACTACATTCTAAGGCTTTTGAAGACCTTGCGAGCAAGGTTTATTTTTTAAGTGATTAG
- the tsaD gene encoding tRNA (adenosine(37)-N6)-threonylcarbamoyltransferase complex transferase subunit TsaD, whose translation MKNLILAIESSCDDSSIAIINKESLECVFHTKISQENEHSPYGGVVPELAARLHSEALPKILQKCQPYFDRLCAIAVTNEPGLSVSLVGGVAMAKMLAISLNLPLIAINHLKGHIYSMFLDKKANFNMGVLLVSGGHTMVLFIDEQGEITELARTNDDSFGESFDKVAKMMGLGYPGGAIIENLAKQCQESDIEFSIPLLHSKDLAYSFSGLKNQVRLEILKEELTPQRQSKIAFAFQKAAIAHIMNKLEKIFKKYSFKRFGIVGGASANLSLRSQIEHLCQNHQCELLLAPLEFCSDNALMIARAACEAYERKDFVDIQADLISPKVKHLQGKL comes from the coding sequence ATGAAAAATTTAATCCTTGCCATAGAAAGCTCATGCGATGATAGTTCTATCGCTATCATCAACAAAGAAAGCTTAGAATGTGTTTTTCACACCAAAATTTCTCAAGAAAATGAGCACAGTCCTTATGGTGGAGTGGTGCCTGAGCTTGCTGCGAGACTACATAGTGAAGCTTTGCCTAAAATTCTTCAAAAATGCCAACCTTATTTTGACAGGCTTTGTGCCATAGCAGTGACAAATGAACCAGGTCTTAGTGTGAGTTTGGTTGGTGGGGTAGCTATGGCTAAAATGCTTGCCATTAGTTTGAATTTGCCTCTTATTGCGATCAATCATCTAAAAGGCCATATTTACTCTATGTTTTTAGACAAAAAAGCAAATTTTAATATGGGGGTTTTGCTAGTTAGTGGTGGTCATACTATGGTGCTTTTTATCGATGAGCAAGGAGAGATCACAGAACTAGCTAGAACCAATGATGATAGTTTTGGCGAAAGCTTTGATAAAGTAGCTAAGATGATGGGTTTGGGTTATCCAGGTGGAGCTATCATCGAAAATTTGGCTAAGCAGTGTCAAGAAAGCGACATAGAATTTAGCATACCACTGCTACATTCTAAAGACTTAGCTTATAGTTTTTCAGGGCTTAAAAACCAAGTGCGCTTAGAAATTTTAAAAGAAGAACTCACCCCACAACGCCAAAGTAAAATCGCTTTTGCTTTTCAAAAAGCAGCCATAGCACACATCATGAATAAGCTAGAAAAAATTTTCAAAAAATACTCTTTCAAACGCTTTGGTATAGTAGGTGGTGCAAGTGCTAACCTAAGCTTACGAAGTCAAATAGAACATTTATGCCAAAACCACCAATGCGAGCTTTTACTCGCTCCACTTGAATTTTGCTCTGACAATGCCTTGATGATAGCAAGAGCAGCTTGTGAGGCTTATGAACGCAAAGACTTTGTAGACATTCAAGCTGATCTGATAAGCCCTAAAGTGAAGCATTTACAAGGCAAGTTATGA
- a CDS encoding M99 family carboxypeptidase catalytic domain-containing protein, whose translation MRLFLGVLVFINVVFALEFSVKENGKSLDDNNTVLILGGIQGDEPGGFHAASLLLSDYNITKGKIIVAPNLAFESIIARNRGNFGDLNRKFAHIDESDPDFHTIERIKKLILDPEVNMVVNLHDGSGFYRPHYESKDKNPNRWGNTSIIDQSEVNSTKYADLESIAKEAVENINKALVKEEHQYHLKNTKTQESNDKEMLKALTYFVVSNHKAAFANEASKNLPTHLRVYYHLLAVEYYLKKANIEFSRTFDLTPNGVYRAIEKPLEVRLFNDKILLYLDQPANTISYVPFPVNQSLNYEASNEITAVIPRTNFFSVNYGNRLQTRIYPEYFEFSNALDTVELIVDGKNIQTNFAQKITVKESFEVPPIVGVRVNVIGFDKGMDESGIKISKNQMQSRYSLDKKRKIYRVEFYELKNANLEDQILARTHASKEIKDAKIPVNAIEKAKQKDKFIGMILVEFQ comes from the coding sequence GTGAGACTTTTTTTAGGTGTTTTGGTTTTTATAAATGTGGTTTTTGCTTTAGAATTTAGTGTCAAAGAAAACGGCAAAAGTTTAGATGATAACAATACAGTTTTAATCCTTGGTGGTATACAAGGAGATGAGCCAGGTGGTTTTCATGCTGCTAGTTTGCTTTTGAGTGATTATAACATCACTAAGGGTAAAATCATCGTTGCACCAAATTTAGCTTTTGAAAGTATCATCGCTAGAAATAGAGGAAATTTTGGAGATCTCAATAGAAAATTTGCCCATATAGATGAAAGCGATCCGGATTTTCATACTATCGAGCGTATTAAAAAGCTTATTTTAGATCCTGAAGTAAATATGGTTGTTAATCTACACGATGGAAGTGGATTTTATAGACCACACTATGAAAGCAAAGACAAAAACCCAAATCGCTGGGGCAATACTAGCATTATCGATCAAAGCGAAGTTAATTCTACAAAATACGCAGACTTAGAAAGCATAGCTAAAGAAGCAGTAGAAAACATCAACAAGGCTTTGGTAAAAGAAGAGCACCAGTATCATTTAAAAAACACCAAAACCCAAGAAAGCAACGACAAAGAAATGCTAAAAGCTTTGACTTATTTTGTAGTGTCAAATCATAAAGCAGCTTTTGCAAACGAAGCAAGCAAAAACCTACCAACCCACTTAAGAGTGTATTATCATCTTTTGGCGGTGGAGTATTATCTAAAAAAAGCAAACATAGAATTTAGCAGAACCTTTGATCTTACGCCAAATGGAGTTTATAGAGCTATTGAAAAGCCTTTAGAGGTAAGACTGTTTAATGATAAAATTTTGCTTTATCTTGATCAGCCCGCAAACACCATCTCTTATGTGCCTTTTCCTGTCAATCAAAGTCTAAACTACGAAGCAAGCAACGAGATCACAGCCGTGATACCCCGCACGAATTTCTTTTCAGTAAATTATGGCAACCGCTTACAAACGAGAATTTACCCCGAGTATTTTGAATTTTCAAATGCCCTAGATACTGTTGAATTAATCGTAGATGGCAAAAATATACAAACTAATTTCGCACAAAAAATCACAGTAAAAGAGAGTTTTGAAGTCCCGCCTATCGTAGGTGTGAGGGTTAATGTTATAGGTTTTGACAAGGGTATGGATGAAAGCGGTATAAAGATCAGTAAAAATCAAATGCAAAGCCGCTATTCTTTAGACAAAAAACGCAAGATCTATAGAGTAGAGTTTTATGAGTTAAAAAATGCCAATTTAGAAGATCAAATTCTAGCTAGAACTCATGCTTCAAAAGAAATCAAAGACGCAAAAATACCTGTAAATGCCATAGAAAAAGCAAAACAAAAAGACAAATTTATCGGTATGATCTTGGTGGAATTTCAATGA
- the dxr gene encoding 1-deoxy-D-xylulose-5-phosphate reductoisomerase, whose protein sequence is MIVLGSTGSIGVNTLFIAKEKNIPIEALSCGKNIKLLNEQIAIFKPKFVCIQDEKDKALVDHDKVFCTQEGLKDMIAECKSSLVVNAIVGFAGLNSSLMAQKLGKTLALANKESLVVAGKFFDTSKIKAIDSEHAALKCLIEKRKDIKKLFITASGGAFYKHKVKDLKNVSVKEALKHPNWSMGAKITIDSASMCNKLFEIIEAYHLYGVKNIDALIERKSLVHALCEFKDGGISAYFSHANMRLSIAQAILDRQDQCFIESLDLLTMPSLKFEKISLKKYPIFSLKDDLLKEPDLGVIINSANEYMVYRFLAQKAQFLDIAKGIFKALEHFGVPKISQIEDVFECDKQVRLFLEKEMQ, encoded by the coding sequence ATGATCGTTTTAGGAAGCACCGGAAGTATAGGGGTTAACACTCTTTTTATCGCAAAAGAAAAAAATATACCTATAGAAGCTTTATCATGCGGTAAAAACATCAAGCTTTTAAACGAACAAATCGCCATTTTTAAGCCCAAATTTGTGTGTATACAAGATGAAAAAGACAAAGCTTTGGTTGATCATGATAAAGTTTTTTGCACTCAAGAGGGCTTAAAGGATATGATAGCAGAGTGCAAAAGCTCTTTGGTGGTTAATGCCATAGTAGGTTTTGCAGGGCTAAACTCAAGTCTTATGGCGCAAAAACTTGGGAAAACTCTAGCCTTAGCTAACAAAGAAAGTCTAGTCGTAGCGGGAAAATTTTTCGACACTTCTAAGATCAAAGCCATAGACAGTGAGCATGCGGCATTAAAATGCTTGATAGAAAAAAGAAAAGACATCAAAAAACTTTTCATCACCGCAAGCGGGGGTGCTTTTTATAAGCATAAAGTTAAAGACTTAAAAAATGTCAGCGTAAAAGAAGCACTCAAGCACCCTAACTGGTCCATGGGTGCTAAGATCACCATAGATAGTGCTAGCATGTGCAACAAACTATTTGAAATCATCGAAGCTTATCATCTTTATGGGGTTAAAAATATAGACGCTTTGATAGAAAGAAAATCTCTAGTGCATGCTTTGTGTGAATTTAAAGATGGTGGCATAAGTGCGTATTTCTCCCATGCAAATATGCGTTTGTCTATTGCTCAAGCTATTTTAGACAGACAAGATCAATGCTTTATCGAAAGCTTGGATCTTTTGACTATGCCGAGTTTAAAATTTGAAAAAATTAGTTTAAAAAAATATCCTATATTTTCACTGAAAGATGATTTACTAAAAGAGCCTGATTTGGGTGTGATTATCAACAGTGCAAATGAGTATATGGTTTATCGATTTTTAGCCCAAAAAGCACAGTTTTTAGATATCGCTAAAGGAATTTTTAAAGCATTGGAGCATTTTGGTGTGCCAAAGATTAGTCAGATTGAAGATGTTTTCGAATGCGACAAACAAGTAAGGCTTTTTTTAGAAAAGGAAATGCAGTGA
- a CDS encoding phosphatidate cytidylyltransferase: protein MFSKTRILSAAVMIAAIVIIALVDNFFINFAIFGILLFLAFNEAKAMFKSKYASVFVALCIFIIGAFLDKPFFIGVIALILILGYLVYKKSENLNELMPYIYPTLPILMLYQVLTYEGMFVLFWLIVIVVACDSGAYFIGKLIGERPFSPTSPNKTLEGVIGGLVCAGIAGTIVGTFEFSVIKSIYISLIVAVFAVIGDLLESYFKRQADIKDSGSLIPGHGGVLDRIDAIIIAAFAMATLV from the coding sequence ATGTTTTCAAAGACAAGAATTTTAAGTGCAGCTGTTATGATAGCTGCCATAGTTATTATAGCCTTGGTCGATAATTTTTTTATCAATTTTGCTATTTTTGGCATTTTGCTATTTTTGGCATTTAACGAAGCTAAAGCAATGTTTAAAAGCAAATACGCAAGCGTTTTTGTTGCCTTGTGTATTTTCATTATAGGAGCATTTTTAGACAAGCCATTTTTTATAGGTGTGATAGCATTGATCTTGATTTTGGGTTATTTAGTCTATAAAAAAAGTGAAAATCTTAACGAGTTAATGCCGTATATTTATCCAACATTACCTATTTTAATGTTATATCAAGTGCTTACTTATGAGGGTATGTTTGTATTGTTTTGGCTTATAGTGATTGTGGTTGCTTGTGATAGTGGAGCATATTTTATAGGTAAGCTTATAGGGGAAAGACCTTTCTCTCCAACTAGTCCAAACAAAACCTTAGAAGGGGTTATAGGTGGTTTAGTTTGCGCAGGGATTGCTGGCACTATAGTAGGAACTTTTGAATTTAGTGTGATTAAGAGCATTTATATTTCTTTGATTGTTGCAGTTTTTGCAGTGATTGGGGACTTGCTTGAGAGTTATTTTAAAAGACAAGCAGATATAAAAGATAGTGGTAGTTTGATCCCTGGTCATGGCGGAGTTTTAGATAGAATTGATGCGATAATCATCGCAGCATTTGCAATGGCAACCTTAGTATGA
- a CDS encoding NFACT RNA binding domain-containing protein has product MKYTDLIQIKDYFQQFQRVNYLKRLDDNILELSLDHRVFIIDLSRGKSGIYQDKIQAKTYNAPFDFMLKKYFSNAKILNLKVLENNRILLFEVLSEKSYKAYGARIYFEFTGKNTNAIITDTSDVIIEALRHIDKSYRIVKIGEKLQPLKAYEIKEEMIKINDFASYFQELAKQLQQNRLKDIKENKLLNIDKKILNLKESIENLEQEDTLLEKAQNLSQKADVLFANLNSLKDYQRDFTLYGFNAEELVFKLEDTPKNSANEFYKIAKKLKQKAKNINIEREILSEKLDFLINLKDLIVKSTSLRELEVLMPKKTKKTKKEELNAGVSSFYFDEFKISVGRNEKANEYLLKMAKKDDVWFHVKDYPSAHVIITSNKLKISQLVLEFAAKLCVEFSKLSPGVYLVDYTSKNFVKMREKAFVNYTNYKTISILKE; this is encoded by the coding sequence ATGAAATATACAGATTTAATACAAATAAAAGATTATTTTCAGCAGTTTCAAAGGGTAAATTACCTCAAACGCCTTGATGATAATATCTTAGAGCTTAGCTTAGATCATCGTGTTTTTATTATTGATTTAAGTCGTGGCAAAAGTGGAATTTATCAAGACAAAATTCAAGCAAAAACCTACAATGCTCCTTTTGACTTTATGTTAAAGAAGTATTTTTCTAATGCCAAAATACTAAATTTAAAAGTGCTAGAAAATAACCGAATTTTGCTTTTTGAAGTTTTATCAGAAAAATCCTATAAAGCTTATGGAGCAAGGATATATTTTGAATTTACAGGAAAAAATACCAATGCCATCATTACCGATACTAGTGATGTTATTATAGAAGCTTTACGCCACATAGACAAAAGCTATCGCATTGTGAAGATCGGTGAAAAACTCCAGCCCTTAAAAGCTTATGAAATCAAAGAAGAAATGATCAAAATCAATGATTTTGCTAGTTATTTTCAAGAACTTGCTAAGCAACTACAACAAAATCGCTTAAAAGACATCAAAGAAAACAAACTTCTTAATATTGATAAAAAAATTCTAAATCTTAAAGAAAGTATAGAAAATTTAGAACAAGAAGATACTTTGCTTGAAAAAGCACAAAATTTAAGTCAAAAAGCAGATGTTTTGTTTGCGAATTTAAATTCTTTAAAAGACTACCAAAGAGACTTTACTTTGTATGGTTTTAACGCAGAAGAATTGGTTTTCAAACTCGAAGATACACCTAAAAACAGTGCTAATGAATTTTATAAAATTGCTAAAAAATTAAAACAAAAAGCTAAAAATATCAACATAGAAAGAGAAATTCTAAGCGAAAAGCTTGATTTTTTGATCAATCTTAAAGATTTGATTGTTAAAAGCACATCATTGCGTGAGTTAGAAGTGCTAATGCCTAAAAAAACTAAAAAAACTAAAAAAGAAGAACTTAACGCAGGAGTGAGTAGTTTTTATTTTGATGAGTTTAAAATCAGTGTAGGTCGCAATGAAAAAGCCAATGAATACTTGCTTAAAATGGCAAAAAAAGATGATGTTTGGTTTCACGTGAAAGATTATCCTAGTGCGCATGTGATCATCACTTCAAATAAATTAAAAATAAGTCAATTAGTGCTAGAATTTGCCGCAAAGCTTTGCGTGGAATTTTCTAAATTAAGCCCTGGGGTTTATTTGGTCGATTATACAAGCAAGAATTTTGTTAAAATGAGAGAAAAGGCTTTTGTAAATTATACAAATTATAAGACTATAAGCATTTTAAAGGAGTAA
- the mobA gene encoding molybdenum cofactor guanylyltransferase has translation MNEKIPYPCVILCGGKSSRMGEDKSLLQVDDRNLTLYQYEKMLEIFTHVFISTKEDKFHQQNLALILDDNPDIYSPLVALNSILKHFQNTYVFILSVDTPNISQKSIYTLFHQLKSQNILLASTKEHKHYLCGFYHTRVLKQSLQFTQENNHKLALFCSQMKAELINFENEEEFINLNYFSEYEKWKHMLKA, from the coding sequence ATGAATGAAAAAATTCCTTATCCTTGCGTGATCTTGTGTGGTGGAAAATCTTCACGCATGGGAGAAGACAAAAGCTTACTACAAGTAGATGATCGCAATCTAACTCTTTATCAGTATGAAAAAATGCTAGAAATTTTTACTCATGTTTTTATTAGTACAAAAGAAGATAAATTTCACCAACAAAACCTCGCACTCATTTTAGATGATAATCCTGATATTTACTCTCCACTTGTAGCTTTAAATTCTATATTGAAACATTTTCAAAATACTTATGTGTTTATCCTAAGTGTAGATACTCCCAATATAAGCCAAAAAAGTATCTATACGCTTTTTCATCAACTAAAATCACAAAACATACTTCTTGCAAGTACAAAAGAACACAAACATTATCTATGTGGTTTTTACCACACTAGAGTGCTTAAACAAAGCTTGCAGTTTACACAAGAGAACAACCACAAACTAGCTCTTTTTTGTTCGCAGATGAAGGCAGAATTGATTAACTTTGAAAACGAAGAAGAATTTATCAACTTAAATTATTTTAGCGAATATGAAAAATGGAAACATATGCTAAAAGCCTAA
- a CDS encoding Na+/H+ antiporter NhaC family protein — translation MLLTNPVFVGVVLMTLLCFFRFNVLLSVLLSGLFVGVWSKFMHMEHLSLVEFFTQLPQAMMDSMKVLIDGMQGNLQTALSYILLGAVAAAISKTNLTAYLIKIVSHYISHKKYLLILSLALIACFSQNLVPIHVAFVPLLIPPLLKLFNKLKIDRRAIACALTFGLTTPYMVVPLGFGLIFQTLLVDNLNSNGVQISLGEVSQTMAFAAICMLVGLFLAVFVFYAKPREYQEEQIAKMDFENLKMSKKEWGVLAGLGLTLILQILTHNLPLSGLLGFVLMVILGGVEYNKVNLVFDDGLKIMGYIAFVMLVASGYGEVLKQSGGIAELVKTSVPFMEQSHFLAIFIMLAIGLLITIGIGSSFGTIPIIAALFCPICLELGFSPAAIIFIIGVAGALGDAGSPASETTLGVSVGLSADKQGDHIKDTCIPTFVCFNGSLLILGSIIAFCLL, via the coding sequence ATGCTTTTAACTAATCCGGTTTTTGTAGGCGTTGTATTGATGACGCTTTTGTGTTTTTTTAGATTCAATGTTTTGCTTAGTGTTTTACTTTCAGGGCTTTTTGTAGGTGTTTGGTCTAAATTTATGCATATGGAGCATTTGAGTTTAGTGGAATTTTTTACTCAACTTCCACAAGCGATGATGGATTCTATGAAAGTTTTAATCGATGGCATGCAAGGAAATTTGCAAACAGCGCTAAGTTATATTTTGCTTGGAGCAGTAGCAGCGGCTATATCTAAAACTAATCTTACTGCTTATTTGATCAAGATAGTTTCGCATTATATTTCACACAAAAAATACTTGCTTATACTTTCTTTGGCGTTGATTGCCTGTTTTTCACAAAATTTAGTTCCTATTCATGTGGCTTTTGTGCCTTTGTTGATACCACCTTTATTAAAGCTTTTTAATAAACTAAAAATAGACCGTAGAGCCATAGCTTGTGCTTTAACCTTTGGTCTTACCACACCTTATATGGTAGTGCCTTTAGGATTTGGGCTTATTTTCCAAACCCTGCTTGTAGATAATCTAAACTCTAATGGAGTACAAATTAGCTTAGGAGAAGTTTCTCAAACAATGGCTTTTGCGGCAATTTGTATGTTGGTTGGCTTGTTTTTGGCTGTATTTGTATTTTATGCTAAACCAAGAGAGTATCAAGAAGAACAAATTGCAAAAATGGATTTTGAAAATTTAAAAATGAGTAAAAAAGAATGGGGTGTTTTGGCGGGACTTGGTTTGACTTTGATTTTACAAATTCTAACTCATAATCTACCTTTATCAGGGCTTTTAGGTTTTGTTTTGATGGTGATTTTAGGCGGAGTAGAGTATAACAAGGTTAATCTTGTCTTTGATGATGGACTTAAGATTATGGGTTATATTGCCTTTGTGATGTTGGTTGCTTCGGGATATGGAGAGGTTTTAAAACAAAGCGGTGGCATAGCCGAGCTTGTAAAAACAAGTGTGCCATTTATGGAGCAAAGCCACTTTTTGGCTATTTTTATTATGTTGGCGATTGGACTTTTGATCACCATAGGCATAGGAAGTTCGTTTGGGACTATTCCTATCATTGCTGCTTTGTTTTGTCCTATATGTTTAGAGCTTGGCTTTTCTCCGGCGGCGATTATTTTTATCATCGGTGTTGCTGGAGCTTTAGGCGATGCAGGATCACCTGCTAGTGAAACAACTTTAGGAGTGAGTGTGGGGCTTAGCGCGGATAAACAAGGCGATCATATCAAAGATACTTGTATACCAACCTTTGTATGTTTTAACGGTTCTTTGCTGATTTTGGGTAGCATTATAGCTTTTTGCTTGCTTTAA
- the ilvD gene encoding dihydroxy-acid dehydratase yields MRSDAIKKGHLKAPNRSLLRACGLNDEDFDKPFIGVANSYIDIIPGHFFLNEYAKIIKDEIRKNGCIPFEFNTIGVDDGIAMGHDGMLYSLPSREIIANSIETVMNAHQLDALICIPNCDKITPGMLMGALRVNVPTIFVSGGPMKAGVNKHGEKISLSSVFEAVGAYEANKIDEDDLKDIECKACPSGGSCSGMFTANSMNTLCEAMGIALEGNGTILALSKEREELLRKAARRICEIALDERFKIRNIITKKSINNALVVDMAMGGSSNTILHMLAIAYEAGVELDIKELNHISANVAHIAKIAPSLNTVYMEDIHKAGGVSAVMAEIAKKPGHILELDTLDINGKTLKERIENASIKDETIIRKINNAYSNVGGLAILFGNLAEQGCVIKTAGIMGERKFKGKAVCFNSQEEAIKGIIKGKVKEGDVCVIRYEGPKGGPGMQEMLSPTSLLTGMGLGAKVALITDGRFSGATRGLSIGHISPEAAEGGLIALLEDGDEIEIDVDTYSIHANLTQDEIAKRKATFKMPCKQVHSRWLKMYQKLVTNASSGAILQ; encoded by the coding sequence ATGAGAAGTGACGCGATCAAAAAAGGACATCTAAAAGCGCCTAATCGCTCTTTGCTTAGAGCATGTGGCTTAAACGATGAGGATTTTGACAAACCTTTTATAGGTGTTGCAAATAGCTATATAGATATCATTCCAGGACATTTTTTCTTAAACGAATACGCAAAGATCATTAAAGATGAAATTCGTAAAAATGGTTGTATTCCTTTTGAATTTAACACCATAGGCGTAGATGATGGTATAGCTATGGGGCATGATGGCATGCTTTATTCTCTACCAAGTCGTGAAATCATTGCAAATTCTATTGAAACGGTAATGAATGCTCATCAACTTGATGCGTTAATTTGTATCCCAAATTGCGATAAAATTACCCCAGGTATGCTCATGGGAGCTTTAAGGGTAAATGTACCAACCATTTTTGTGAGTGGTGGTCCTATGAAAGCGGGCGTAAACAAACATGGAGAAAAAATCAGCCTTAGCTCGGTTTTTGAAGCAGTGGGAGCTTATGAGGCAAATAAAATCGATGAAGATGATCTAAAAGACATAGAATGTAAAGCTTGTCCAAGTGGTGGATCTTGCTCGGGTATGTTTACTGCTAATTCTATGAATACCTTGTGTGAAGCTATGGGTATAGCACTAGAAGGTAATGGAACGATTTTAGCGCTTAGCAAAGAAAGAGAAGAACTTTTAAGAAAGGCTGCGCGTAGAATTTGCGAAATCGCCCTAGATGAGCGTTTTAAAATTCGCAATATTATCACCAAAAAATCTATCAACAATGCCCTAGTCGTAGATATGGCAATGGGTGGAAGCTCCAATACCATCTTACATATGCTTGCCATTGCTTATGAAGCAGGTGTTGAATTAGACATAAAAGAACTCAACCACATTAGTGCCAATGTGGCTCATATAGCTAAAATCGCCCCATCTTTAAATACTGTTTACATGGAAGATATCCACAAAGCAGGTGGGGTAAGTGCGGTCATGGCAGAAATAGCTAAAAAGCCTGGACATATTTTAGAACTTGATACATTAGATATCAACGGAAAAACATTAAAAGAACGTATTGAAAATGCTAGTATTAAAGATGAAACCATTATAAGAAAAATCAACAATGCTTATTCTAATGTAGGTGGGCTTGCTATACTTTTTGGAAATTTAGCCGAGCAAGGCTGTGTGATAAAAACAGCAGGTATTATGGGTGAACGCAAATTCAAGGGCAAAGCGGTTTGCTTTAACTCTCAAGAAGAAGCAATTAAGGGTATTATAAAGGGCAAAGTTAAAGAAGGTGATGTATGTGTAATACGCTATGAAGGACCAAAAGGCGGTCCTGGTATGCAAGAAATGCTTAGCCCAACTTCTTTACTCACCGGCATGGGACTTGGCGCTAAAGTTGCGCTCATTACCGATGGGCGTTTTAGTGGTGCTACAAGAGGACTTAGTATAGGACACATCTCACCAGAAGCTGCAGAAGGAGGACTTATAGCGCTTTTAGAAGATGGCGATGAAATAGAAATTGATGTAGACACTTATAGCATTCATGCAAATTTAACCCAAGATGAAATCGCTAAACGCA